The following coding sequences are from one Leptolyngbya sp. NIES-3755 window:
- a CDS encoding transposase (similar to AA sequence:cyanobase_aa:AM1_3696) — protein sequence MSNQAKKYSPQFKAKVVLELLRGEKTQTEISRAHGVHRSVLTRWQNEFVERAPVVFGETGQVSETEARIAELEQMVGKLTMQLEVAKKASSISATKKSGAL from the coding sequence ATGTCAAATCAAGCGAAGAAATACAGCCCCCAATTCAAAGCCAAAGTCGTCCTCGAACTGCTGCGTGGCGAAAAGACGCAAACCGAGATCAGTCGAGCGCATGGCGTGCATCGCAGTGTGTTAACGCGATGGCAAAACGAATTCGTCGAACGAGCGCCCGTGGTGTTTGGGGAGACTGGACAAGTTTCAGAAACCGAAGCACGCATTGCAGAACTCGAACAAATGGTGGGGAAATTGACGATGCAATTAGAAGTCGCAAAAAAAGCATCGAGCATCTCAGCGACGAAGAAAAGCGGTGCATTGTAG